A region of Panicum virgatum strain AP13 chromosome 8N, P.virgatum_v5, whole genome shotgun sequence DNA encodes the following proteins:
- the LOC120685779 gene encoding actin-related protein 2, with product MESRNVVVCDNGTGYVKCGFAGENFPTSVFPCVVGRPLLRYEESLQEQELTDIVVGAACADLRHQLDVSYPVTNGIVQNWDDMGHIWDHAFYSELKVDPSECKILLTDPPLNPVKNREQMIETMFEKYNFAGVFIQIQAVLSLYAQGLLTGLVIDSGDGVTHVVPVVDGYSYPHLTKRMNVAGRHITSYLVDLLSRRGYAMNKAADFETVREIKEKLCYISYDYKREYQLGLETTILVKSYTLPDGRVIKVGTERFQAPEALFTPELIDVEGDGMADMAFRCIQEMDIDNRMTLYQHIVLSGGSTMYPGLPSRLEKEILDRYLDVVLKGNKDGLKKLRLRIEDPPRRKHMVYLGGAVLAGIMKDAPEFWITRQEYQEEGVACLRKCGQA from the exons ATGGAGAGCAGGAACGTGGTGGTCTGCGACAACGGCACCGGG TATGTAAAGTGTGGCTTTGCAGGCGAGAACTTCCCTACATCTGTGTTCCCTTGTGTTGTTGGAAGACCACTGCTTCGCTATGAGGAGTCACTCCAGGAACAAGAATTGACA GACATTGTAGTTGGAGCAGCTTGTGCTGACTTGAGACATCAACTTGATGTATCGTATCCTGTTACCAATGGGATTGTTCAAAACTGGGATGATATGGGCCATATTTGGGACCATGCTTTCTACAGTGAGCTGAAA GTTGATCCATCTGAGTGTAAAATCCTACTGACAGATCCACCACTCAATCCTGTGAAAAACCGTGAACAAATG ATCGAGACAATGTTCGAGAAATATAACTTTGCTGGGGTCTTCATCCAGATACAAGCAGTTCTTTCACTATATGCTCAAG GCTTGCTAACTGGACTTGTGATAGATTCTGGTGATGGTGTTACTCATGTG GTGCCTGTAGTCGATGGATATTCTTATCCACATCTGACAAAAAGAATGAATGTAGCTGGAAGGCATATAACATCTTATCTTGTTGATCTACTCTCAAGAAGAGG GTATGCTATGAACAAAGCTGCTGACTTTGAGACGGTCAGAGAAATAAAAGAGAAGCTATGCTATATAAG CTATGATTACAAACGAGAATACCAGCTTGGACTTGAGACCACAATCCTTGTGAAAAGTTACACT cttccagatGGAAGAGTTATCAAAGTGGGCACTGAACGATTTCAAGCTCCTGAAGCGCTTTTCACTCCT GAATTGATAGATGTTGAAGGTGATGGGATGGCAGATATGGCATTTCGCTGCATTCAAGAAATGGATATCGACAACCGGATGACG ctttatcaacaTATCGTCCTGAGTGGAGGAAGCACCATGTACCCTGGTCTGCCAAGTCG GTTGGAGAAGGAAATTCTTGATCGCTATCTTGATGTAGTTTTGAAGGGAAACAAAgatggcctgaag AAATTACGGCTGAGGATAGAGGATCCTCCTAGGAGAAAGCACATGGTCTACCTCGGAGGTGCAGTACTTGCTGGAATCATGAAG GACGCGCCTGAGTTCTGGATCACCAGGCAGGAGTACCAGGAAGAAGGCGTAGCGTGCCTAAGAAAGTGCGGACAGGCATAA